The Etheostoma spectabile isolate EspeVRDwgs_2016 chromosome 4, UIUC_Espe_1.0, whole genome shotgun sequence sequence TTGGCAAAGATACGACCTAAAGGtttgggataaaaaaaatatatagtatacaATAGCACAGGGAGCACAGGGTTCATTACACCGCCTTGTACACAACATGTCCTCACCATGTCTGTAGCATTCCTTTAGCTTGTCAGTCAACCATAACACAGACTTGATCCCCATCTTTGTGGCAAAATTTCTGTCAAAAGGACTGGGTGTTCCACCCTAATAACAGAGGAGAGGTTTTCTCACGTTTGGGAAATTGAATATGATGGCAAATATATTGAGCGGTGAACAACAAACTGCAGAAAATCTGCATCTATTGGCCCACCTGCTGCATGTGTCCAAGTACATTCTTCCTGCAGTCAAACACACCCTTGCCCTCCTCTGTGTACAGGTTGTAGATAAAGTCTGTGGTGTAGTTAGCATTGCATTTCTCATTTCTGAAACAAAAGTGGAATATTGGGTGAGATATAATGCCACAATGAGCTGCAGAGTGTAAAGTTGAGTCTACTCTGATCAGAAATGACGCTAATTCCCGTAAACCTCAGAATCAGTCCTCTCTTCACCGTGGTTTTCATCTTCTCCACCAGATGTTCCACATTCAACtacaaacaaatcaacaatCAGACCACTGATGTATGTCTTCACTTTGCTTCCTCCTTTTCTACATTCGTAAGGACAAACCTCGAGGTCGTGAATGTTGAAATGCTCCTCGTAGATGTAAGCAGCATCAGCTCCAGATGCCAAGCCAGCCATAGTTGCCAGGTAGCCGCAGTATCCTCCCATAGTCTCAACAATGAACACCCTTCTCTTGGTGCCAGCAGCAGATTGTTTGATCCTGTCGCatgtctgaaaaagagaaagaaaaaaagagaagaagaaaatagtAAGTAAGTTTTCGGATATTACATCctggtgtttgttgtgtgctCTATATGAGTTTTACCATGGTTATAGTGTTGAGTGCAGTGTCAGTGCCAATACTGAAGTCAGATCCGGGAACATTGTTGGAGACAGTAGCTGGAACAACGACAAGGGGAATACAAAGTTCTTCATACTTCTCTCTAGCTTGCACCAACTCCAGACCCCCAACAAATGCCTGGTGaagacaggaaggaaggaagaaatcAATAAAATGTGATTTGAATGGCGGATTTCAGTGTTAGagctgtgtctctgtatttctgCGGTTCACCTCAAAGCCTCCAATGATGACTATAGCATGAATGTTGAACTTAGTGATGCTCAGACTGATCTCCTCCATAAAGTCATGTGGCAAGGATCTTtatcaaagagaaaaacacagaattaCACTTGTTCAATGTTAACTTACACTTACTGTAGTAACACTGAATCATGCACTGTTATTATAATCAACAgagtgttttgtttaaatatctCACCTCTTTGTTCCGAGGTTGGAGCCCCCCTTTCCAGTCCATCCTCCCACTGCAGACCAACCAATGGGCTCAATCTGTGCAGGGACAGAGTGCATCCTCTATCATGCTCTGAAAGTAAAAAACTTATTGTCTGTTTATGTGCGTGTAACTACAATTTACCATTCCATGAGCCAGCCCATCAAAGCCGTCGTGCACTGCCAGCATCTGGTGGCCCTGGAGGAGCCCGACCCTGACAGTTGAACGAACTGCTGCATTCATCCCAGCACACGGAGCTCCCACATTCACTATGGCAATGTTGATATTACTCTGGCACGGGCACGGAGACATTTGTCAggttaaatgtatttttctacTGGGACTTACTGACTTTTTACagttaatgtaaaataaattggTACAACTGTAGTTGCTGACCTTTGTGTCTGGGGGGTGCACATGAGCCAGCATTTTGTAAGTGTTCCAGTTGTTCTCAAAGCTCCTATTGTATAGAAATGTACAGGCATTTAAAATTTAACACAACACTTGAGAATTTGAAAATGATAATGCACAGGTGCAAGCCTCACTTTCCCCTGAGCTTCACCGCATCGTCAAACCTCCCTTCAGCCATGGCGGTGGTGACATCTTTAGTCTGATGTGACAGAAgatcaaaagacaaaaagggaaaCTGAGAACTGAATCtaacaaaaataatcaaaaacgTCTTGCTCCTTGAAGCCATGTTCATTTGTTAATTTTGTCAAAACTGAACAGGTATGACTTGTTTTGCATATGGAGCAGATTTGACTCACCACTTGCACACACTCCATGAGAGGCAGCCTAACAGCCATGTTTCCTGACAAGCTGACCACACATGCGGGAGTGTCTGGTTTGGCCTCCAGCAGAGCCATCACAGCCTCCACACCCATCCTGCTGCCCTAAATCATGACAATCAAAATGCAGACAATTTTAGAGAAGcaggtatgtgtgtatgtgtgtattcaCATACATcgttaataaataatacaattaatTGGTGAATATATAAAAGGTTTATGTGTGACAGCAGTCATATTACCAGGATTCTGTCAAAGGCGGAAGGGGTTCCTCCTCTCTGCACATGGCCCAAGATGGTGGTGCGGGTGTCAATGCCAAGCTTCTCTGATACAAGCTGGGACATAGAGATTAGGATTTAATTTCTTATATGAAGAGCCTCTATACTTTATGTCTGCTGGTTTATACTGGAGTTCTGCCATTACTGACCTCTTTGATGTTTTCACATGTGATAGCTTTACCGTTGCGGTCTATCGCTCCCTCTGCAACAATGATAATATTCAAACGGGAGCCGCGGCCTCTTTGctgagagggacagagaaaacCTTTGTGAACAAACAGACTTCTGTAACAACTTTGAATTTAGTATTGGAGACAATGCAGGACAAGACATTTACATCTTTCAGTCTTCTGCACAGATGCTCTTCCCATCCTTCATCTGGGGGCATCTCTGGGATGAACACCCAGTCAGCCCCACAGGCAAGAGCTGTCACCAAAGCCAGGTAACTATAGGTAAAGAGTCATACACTAGAATTCATGTGTCTTGTGCAAAACTGAAAAGTATGTCCCTGAAGCTGATGTTTCATATCATAAATTGGACTTTTGTCATAAAATGAGTGCATCACAAGCAGTTTAGCAACtgtataaattaaaattaaaacaaccatGCCACTTTTGCataaagcacacacactcacccacagtGCCTGCCCATTACCTCCAGGATGAAGGCCCTCTGGTGACTGCAGAACAACACATATCACGTCAAGACTAACAAAATGACATGGCAAGTCTGTCCATCAATTAAATACCCAAAGGGTTGCATGCACACCTCTGGGCTGTGGTGGTGATGGCATCCACTATCTCTATTATGCGATGCAGGGCAGAGTCTGTGCCGATGGTCATGTCAGTGCCACAGAAGTCGTTGTCAATGGAGCCCACAAGGCCAACGATATTGAGATGGGAAGAACTCTTGGCCTCAGCTGCTGTAATTTTACCTGGGACAACCAATTAAAATGACAACACTCTCAGTTAATTTTGGTGTGTTACCCCAAACTGTTATGAGGATAATGCAAATTATTTGAATACCGGCTTTTATATTCCAATTTTCCAGCATGTAGCATTACATCAGTATAAAATTGCACATGTGGGTAGAAGACATTTCATATGAGGTCTGTTGGTTAGAACAGTGACTTTTGGAGTAATGCCACTCACCTGCTTTGACAAGGTCTGCCAGCAGCCCGCTCCACTCAGTTCTGAATGTGTTGGCACCCGTCAGGCTGCCATCACCTCCAATCACACACAGGTTGGTGATACCCAACTTGACCAAGTTACAGGCAGCCTTGGTGCGTCCCTCCCTGGTGCGGAAATCCTGACAGCGAGCACTTCCAATCACAGTACCCCCCTGATGTAAGGCAACAAGGAAGTGTTTCAAACAAGGAGGCAAATACGGAGAAGTGGGTAAGGGTTATCTGTAACCTAAGCATTCATGTCTTATATCTGCAGCTATTTAATGAACATTGGCATTTAAATGACCATTTGACCTACAGTACAGAACTGCACTGGCCAAAGATTGCTTGTTGCTAGAGTTACATAGATCATCCATCCCCCTTACTGATCACAAGTTAAAAACAGAGTGGAGATGAGGAGCGTGCAGATTTGCTTTTGCATCCACATGCTTGTTCTCACCAGTTGTAACATCATTGACACACTCTCCCAAGTAGCATGGCGGATGTGATCGCCGCCATCCACCAGACCCTGGTAACCctgtcaacaaaaacaaaatatcaacTCCAGGAACGGGGGTCATTGCTGGGAAGAAGCTGCAGGCTTAATGATACAGTCCTATTTCTACTTTGTCATGTGCTGCTATTTCAGTCCAACAAGTGTTGTGTTAATTATGTTGGGATTTGCTAATTATCTATGatttagtcttgcattgccagaccttcctccacagcattgcaaaggaaggtctggctagtttACATAGTATTCCtggattggagaaaaacatactctggtttattggcatttctttaagccaatcacaatcgtcttgtgtgccggacagagccacagtgccgctgcaaaatagccttgggaaggaacttgtttttgtggaacatgtgtacgttcaaaagttgttttagagtgcaacagaaaactcagattagacagatagttGTCAGGATTTACcgtgcagagatctgaggagcagttaataaAATTTACCAGCGAttaaaattcaaacacaaagaaagcgaaagGTAACGGACATCAAGCCATACAGAGTGTCATgtggcggaatttccggcggcactgGAGCAATCTCGGAACTGGaatgtcgtggatatagactatctATGATTGGTCTTGTGTGTTAGGTCATGATATAGTGGTAAAAACAATTAGTTGATCTAAAGCGAAGCTTGTAATCTATTCATCGTTTAGGTAGTTTCTCATGCAAAAA is a genomic window containing:
- the pfkmb gene encoding phosphofructokinase, muscle b, which gives rise to MAQPTSIDPTKMGEGRAIAVLTSGGDAQGMNAAVRAIVRVGIYTGAKVYFVHEGYQGLVDGGDHIRHATWESVSMMLQLGGTVIGSARCQDFRTREGRTKAACNLVKLGITNLCVIGGDGSLTGANTFRTEWSGLLADLVKAGKITAAEAKSSSHLNIVGLVGSIDNDFCGTDMTIGTDSALHRIIEIVDAITTTAQSHQRAFILEVMGRHCGYLALVTALACGADWVFIPEMPPDEGWEEHLCRRLKDQRGRGSRLNIIIVAEGAIDRNGKAITCENIKELVSEKLGIDTRTTILGHVQRGGTPSAFDRILGSRMGVEAVMALLEAKPDTPACVVSLSGNMAVRLPLMECVQVTKDVTTAMAEGRFDDAVKLRGKSFENNWNTYKMLAHVHPPDTKSNINIAIVNVGAPCAGMNAAVRSTVRVGLLQGHQMLAVHDGFDGLAHGMIEPIGWSAVGGWTGKGGSNLGTKRSLPHDFMEEISLSITKFNIHAIVIIGGFEAFVGGLELVQAREKYEELCIPLVVVPATVSNNVPGSDFSIGTDTALNTITMTCDRIKQSAAGTKRRVFIVETMGGYCGYLATMAGLASGADAAYIYEEHFNIHDLELNVEHLVEKMKTTVKRGLILRNEKCNANYTTDFIYNLYTEEGKGVFDCRKNVLGHMQQGGTPSPFDRNFATKMGIKSVLWLTDKLKECYRHGRIFANSPDSACVLGMKKRSLVFQPLEELKDQTDFEHRIPKIQWWLKLRPILKILAKYKINLDITEKAKMEHIIKKTGIVP